A stretch of Suncus etruscus isolate mSunEtr1 chromosome 9, mSunEtr1.pri.cur, whole genome shotgun sequence DNA encodes these proteins:
- the DUSP8 gene encoding dual specificity protein phosphatase 8 gives MAGDRLPRKVMDAKKLASLLRGGPGPLVIDSRSFLEYSSWHVLRSVNICCSRLVKRRLQQGAVNIAELVQPAARTQVEAAEAQDVVVYDQSTRDASVLAADSFLSILLSQLDGRFRSVAVLTGGFATFSSCFPGLCEGKPAALLPMSLSQPCLPVPSVGLTRILPHLYLGSQKDVLNQDLMAQNGISYVLNASNSCPKPDFICESRFLRIPINDNYCEKLLPWLDKSIEFIDKAKLSSCQVIVHCLAGISRSATIAIAYIMKTMGMSSDDAYRFVKDRRPSISPNFNFLGQLLEYERSLQLLRALQGDAAPRPGSPEPAPGPAALPPPPPPPPPPPPTSDSPGDREGAPGSGAGLGAEPPGPATSALQQGLRGLHLSGDRLQDTNRLKRSFSLDIKSAYTPSRRPDGPGAPDPGEAPKLCKLDSPDAPPDARPRPRRRPRAPTAGSPGVPGPGLPSADAARQTPRHGLSALSGLPGPGQPSGPGGWAAPPLDSPGTPSPDAPWCCSPEGAQGAGGGRWAEPRDAPLPRRGCQLLRDLDAGLGEGRARGDELAGLGKQASFPGGVEVIQVS, from the exons ATGGCCGGGGACCGGCTGCCTCGGAAGGTGATGGACGCCAAGAAGCTGGCCAGCCTGCTGCGGGGCGGGCCAGGGCCGCTGGTCATCGACAGCCGCTCGTTCCTGGAGTACAGCAGCTGGCACGTGCTGCGCTCCGTCAACATCTGCTGCTCCCGCCTGGTGAAGCGGCGGCTGCAGCAGGGCGCCGTGAACATCGCCGAGCTGGTGCAGCCGGCCGCGCGCACCCAG GTGGAGGCGGCCGAGGCGCAGGATGTGGTGGTGTATGACCAGAGCACCCGCGATGCCAGCGTGCTGGCCGCAGACAGCTTCCTGAGCATCCTGCTGAGCCAGCTGGACGGCCGCTTCCGCAGCGTGGCGGTCCTCACAG GGGGCTTCGCCACCTTCTCCTCCTGCTTCCCCGGCCTCTGCGAGGGCAAGCCGGCCGCCCTGCTGCCCATGAGCCTGTCCCAGCCCTGCCTGCCCGTGCCCAGCGTGGGCCTGACCCGCATCCTGCCTCACCTCTACCTGGGCTCCCAGAAGGACGTCCTGAACCAG GACCTGATGGCCCAGAACGGAATAAGCTACGTCCTCAACGCCAGCAACTCCTGCCCCAAGCCCGACTTCATCTGCGAGAGCCGCTTCCTGCGCATCCCCATCAACGACAACTACTGCGAGAAGCTGCTGCCCTGGCTGGACAAGTCCATCGAGTTCATCG ACAAAGCCAAGCTGTCCAGCTGCCAGGTCATCGTGCACTGCCTGGCCGGCATCTCGCGCTCCGCCACCATCGCCATCGCCTACATCATGAAGACCATGGGCATGTCCTCGGACGACGCCTACAG GTTCGTCAAGGACCGGCGCCCGTCCATCTCCCCGAACTTCAACTTCCTGGGCCAGCTGCTGGAGTACGAGCGCAGCCTGCAACTGCTCCGGGCGCTGCAGGGCGACGCCGCGCCCAGGCCGGGCAGCCCCGAGCCGGCCCCGGGCCCCGCGGCTCtcccgcccccgccgccgccgccgccgccgccgccacctaCCTCAGACAGCCCCGGGGACCGGGAGGGCGCCCCCGGCTCGGGCGCGGGCCTGGGCGCGGAGCCGCCGGGCCCCGCCACCAGCGCGCTGCAGCAGGGCCTCCGGGGCCTGCACCTCTCGGGCGACCGCCTGCAGGACACCAACCGCCTCAAGCGCTCCTTCTCGCTGGACATCAAGTCGGCCTACACGCCCAGCCGCAGGCCCGACGGCCCGGGCGCCCCGGACCCCGGCGAGGCCCCCAAGCTCTGCAAGCTGGACAGCCCCGACGCGCCCCCGGACGCGCGCCCCCGGCCCCGCCGCCGGCCCCGGGCCCCGACGGCCGGCTCCCCCGGGGTGCCGGGCCCCGGGCTGCCCTCGGCCGACGCGGCCCGCCAGACTCCGCGGCACGGCCTCTCGGCGCTGTCGGGGCTGCCCGGGCCCGGCCAGCCCAGCGGGCCCGGGGGCTGGGCCGCGCCGCCGCTGGACTCCCCGGGCACGCCGTCGCCCGACGCGCCCTGGTGCTGCAGCCCGGAGGGCGCGCAGGGCGCGGGCGGCGGGCGCTGGGCCGAGCCCCGGGACGCGCCGTTGCCGCGGCGCGGCTGCCAGCTGCTGCGGGACCTGGACGCGGGCCTGGGCGAGGGGCGCGCGCGGGGCGACGAGCTGGCGGGCCTGGGCAAGCAGGCCAGCTTCCCGGGCGGCGTGGAGGTCATCCAGGTGTCCTGA
- the MOB2 gene encoding MOB kinase activator 2 yields MDWLMGKSKAKPNGRKPVAEEKKVYLEPEYTKARVTDFAFKELVVLPREIDLNEWLASNTTTFFHHVNLQYSTISEFCTGDACQTMAVCNTQYHWYDERGRKVKCTAPQYVDFVMSSVQKLLTDEDVFPTKYGREFPSSFESLVKRICRYLFHVLAHIYSAHFKETLALELHAHLNTLYVHFILFAREFHLLDPKETAVMDDLTEVLCGGASGTHNHVKER; encoded by the exons ATGGACTGGCTCATGGG GAAGTCCAAGGCCAAGCCCAACGGGAGGAAGCCGGTGGCCGAGGAAAAGAAGGTCTACCTGGAGCCGGAGTACACCAAGGCCCGCGTCACGGACTTTGCCTTCAAGGAGCTGGTGGTGCTGCCCCGAGAGATCGACCTCAACGAGTGGCTGGCGAGCAACA CCACGACCTTCTTCCACCACGTGAATCTGCAGTACAGCACCATCTCCGAGTTCTGCACCGGGGATGCCTGCCAGACCATGGCCGTGTGCAACAC GCAGTACCACTGGTATGACGAGCGGGGCCGGAAGGTCAAGTGCACTGCGCCCCAGTACGTGGACTTCGTCATGAGCTCCGTGCAGAAGCTGCTCACCGACGAGGACGTGTTCCCCACCAAGTACG GCCGCGAGTTCCCCAGCTCCTTCGAGTCCCTGGTGAAGCGGATCTGCCGGTACCTGTTCCACGTGCTGGCCCACATCTACTCGGCGCACTTCAAGGAGACGCTGGCCCTGGAGCTGCACGCGCACCTCAACACGCTCTACGTGCACTTCATCCTCTTCGCCCGCGAGTTCCACCTGCTCGACCCCAAAGAGACCGCGGTCATGGACGACCTCACCGAGGTGCTGTGCGGCGGGGCCTCGGGGACACACAACCACGTGAAGGAGAGGTGA